The Deltaproteobacteria bacterium genome includes the window GTCGGACAAAAATCTCGATTCGCGCATCAGGGCATAACAGGTGGCGATTCCAATTCTATTCATGCCCCTTATCCGGGCATATTCCATAATTTCATCCACCCTGGTCCAGGAAAACATCTCTCTCGGTCTTTCCGGGTTGCGCACCTTATCCATCAAACCCTGCCAACCCTTGTTCACCGCTTCGTTCTCGGGCAGCCGGTATTTCTCCGTCACCTCCCGGATCAGGCCCGGGTATTTTTCCGTCGGGCAGGACGGCGGCACTTTTTTGTCCTTATCTTCAGCACCGCATCGAAGGACGGTACATTTTACGCATTGTGGAGCAGGCTTTTCCATAGGAGACCTCCTGGTATTTTATCGAATTTAATGAATATTTTTTATCGTCCGTGTGCGTCTGAGTGGGTCCGTGGCTAATTGCAGTTACTCCGTCAATTCCGGAAGATCAAGCAGAAAACGCCATATGGGGACCACCTCAATGGCCCCATCAATCCGTTCGACATCGTTCCGGGTCACAATGGTTCCGGTCTTGAGATTTAGTTCGGCCATCGCTTCGCTCAGAGCCGCAACCTCCCGCTTCCTGGTCTGCGGTCCGGTCAGAGACTCGCACACCTGGAACAACATCGGCTTGCGGTTCTGTCCCGAAACGATGAAATCGACCTCCTTGCCGATCTTCGTTCTGTAATAGAAGATCTCCGGATAAAGACGACGCAGGGCCGTGAAGGTGAGATTCTCCAGGAGATGTCCGGAATTAACCAGAATCCCAGACGACACTGAACTGACCAGGGCGTGATCAATGCAATAAATTTTTTTCGGATTAGTGTTACTGCGCATTAGCGATGCGTCGAATAGCCGCACCGTAAAGAGGAAATAGGCGTCTTCAAACCATTCCAGGTAATCCGCCACTGCCGACTTGGGGGCCTTGTGACCCAACGATTTCAGGTATCCTGTCAGTCTATTGATAGAATACATGGAGGCCGTGCTGTCCACAAGCCAATGGGCGAGATCGGACACCGCCTTGGGATG containing:
- a CDS encoding DUF1847 domain-containing protein, encoding MEKPAPQCVKCTVLRCGAEDKDKKVPPSCPTEKYPGLIREVTEKYRLPENEAVNKGWQGLMDKVRNPERPREMFSWTRVDEIMEYARIRGMNRIGIATCYALMRESRFLSDVLENNRFEVVSVSCLCGEVHPKEVGMPGNILCNPILQAEVLNREKTELNIMVGLCLGHDILFLRNCKAETTPLVVKDRALGHNPVAALYLSQGFFKDRFIRK